Genomic segment of Kingella negevensis:
CGGCTGCGAACACGTGGACGTTGCTGAACAATTAGCGATTGACCGCGTGAAAAAACTGTTTGGCGCCAAATATGCCAACGTGCAACCTCATTCAGGCAGCCAAGCCAACCAAGCCGTTTACGCATCAGTTTTAAAACCAGGCGACACCATTTTGGGCATGAGCTTGGCGCACGGCGGACATTTGACTCATGGCGCAAGCGTGAACGCATCAGGCAAATTGTATAACGCGATTACCTACGGTTTGGACGAAAACGAAGTGTTGGATTACGCCGAAGTAGAACGCTTGGCGTTGGAACACAAGCCGAAAATGATTGTGGCAGGTGCGTCTGCGTATTCATTGGAAATCGACTGGGCGCGTTTCCGCGAAATCGCCGACAAAGTGGGCGCGTATTTGTTTGTGGACATGGCGCACTATGCTGGTTTGGTGGCTGGTGGCGAATATCTAAACCCTGTTCCGTTTGCCGATTTTGTTACCACTACCACACATAAAACCTTGCGCGGTCCACGCGGCGGCGTGATTTTGGCGCGTGATTTGACGCACGAAAAAGCGTTAAATTCTGCCGTATTTCCGAACTTGCAAGGCGGCCCATTGATGCACGTCATCGCCGCGAAAGCCGTAGCGTTCAAAGAAGCGTTGCAGCCTGAATTTAAGCAATACACGAAACAAGTGAAAATCAACGCTGCAGCAATGGCAGAAGAATTGACCAAACGCGGCTTGCGTATCGTGTCTGGCAAAACCGAAAGCCACGTTTTCTTGTTGGACTTGCGCGCAAAACACATCACAGGCAAAGAAGCTGAAGCCGCATTGGGCAAAGCGCACATCACCACCAACAAAAACGCGATTCCAAACGACCCTGAAAAACCGTTTGTAACATCAGGCATTCGCATTGGTTCAGCAGCGATTACCACACGCGGTTTTGATGAAGCAGACGCGCGCGCGTTGGCGAATTTGGTGGCGGACGTGTTGGATAATCCAAACGATGAAGCGAACTTGGCGCGTGTTGCTGAGCAAGCGAAAGCGTTGTGCGAGAAGCACCCTGTTTATGGTGCATAACTGATTTTCAGGCTGCCTGAAAACAACGATTGGAAATAAATATGACAAAAAAACTGTTTTCAGCCATTGCAACAGCCATTCTGCTAGCAAGCCCACTTATCGCGCAAGCCAAATTGCATTTTCCTGATGAAAATGCAGCCACATGGCAACCAGCATTAGACGAATTTATTGTGAGCAGCTTGGCTTTTGATGCTACCCAAAATAAAACAGCCTCTTATTTACTCAGCAGCGCAGCCAATACCAAAGGTTTGAGTGAATAAGAAACGAATGATTTAATGCAAAAAATCATGCAAGGGCTGGTTAATCGTTCACATCAAACGCTGCAACGCTATGTTAATCAATGTGTTACGAAAAAAAGCAGTGATTTTCGTGCGCAATTAGACACCGCTTATCAAGCTGGAATGGACGAAAAACGCCAAGATATGCCAGCCGAAATGAAAGAATTGAATTTAACTATTCCTAAATTCGGCATCAACGCTAAAACACGCCAATGGCAAAGCAAACACGCTGATGAAGCCGCACAAATTCGCAAAGCGGCAATAAGCAAAAGTAGCACGAAAACCGCGTTCACGCGTTTGCAAAATTCATCTGATTGGGAAACGCGTGTAGAACAAACTACGCAAACCATTGAACGCTTGTGGCAACAAAAATAAGTT
This window contains:
- the glyA gene encoding serine hydroxymethyltransferase — protein: MFNKNQTIETYDPELFAAIAAENQRQQDHIELIASENYVSYAVMEAQGSQLTNKYAEGYPSKRYYGGCEHVDVAEQLAIDRVKKLFGAKYANVQPHSGSQANQAVYASVLKPGDTILGMSLAHGGHLTHGASVNASGKLYNAITYGLDENEVLDYAEVERLALEHKPKMIVAGASAYSLEIDWARFREIADKVGAYLFVDMAHYAGLVAGGEYLNPVPFADFVTTTTHKTLRGPRGGVILARDLTHEKALNSAVFPNLQGGPLMHVIAAKAVAFKEALQPEFKQYTKQVKINAAAMAEELTKRGLRIVSGKTESHVFLLDLRAKHITGKEAEAALGKAHITTNKNAIPNDPEKPFVTSGIRIGSAAITTRGFDEADARALANLVADVLDNPNDEANLARVAEQAKALCEKHPVYGA